Proteins from a single region of Actinomycetota bacterium:
- a CDS encoding sulfate ABC transporter substrate-binding protein, whose amino-acid sequence MTSDPIRRPSWRRLTSLLALALTLVLLAAGCGDSKNKTAAKSTGTTAAGSAAKALPAAQLTLVAYSTPQEAYDKLTEAFRQTPQGKNITFTKSFGASGDQSRAVESGLTADVVAFALEPDITRLVKANLVAADWNSGPEKGMITDSVVAFVTRKGNPKHIKTWSDLTKPGVEVITPNPFTSGGARWNVMAGWGAQLKQGRSEADAKAYLEALFRNVPVQDDSARKALQTFTSGKGDVMLAYENEAIFAQLKGQAIDYTIPDQTILIENPIAVTSNSKYPEQAKAFIEYLRTPAAQAIFAENGYRPTTQGVTKARKFETPKTLFTIADVGGWADVSKKFFDPTTGIVAGIERGLGVSIDKK is encoded by the coding sequence ATGACTTCCGATCCCATCCGACGACCCTCGTGGCGGCGCCTCACGTCGCTGCTGGCATTGGCGCTGACGCTGGTGCTCCTGGCCGCCGGTTGCGGCGACAGCAAGAACAAGACCGCCGCGAAGTCGACCGGCACGACCGCCGCGGGATCCGCGGCGAAGGCGCTCCCGGCGGCGCAGCTGACGCTCGTGGCGTACTCGACGCCCCAGGAGGCCTACGACAAGCTCACGGAGGCCTTCCGCCAGACGCCCCAGGGCAAGAACATCACGTTCACCAAGTCGTTCGGGGCCTCCGGTGACCAGAGCCGGGCCGTGGAGTCGGGCCTGACCGCCGACGTCGTCGCCTTCGCGCTCGAGCCCGACATCACCCGGTTGGTGAAAGCCAACCTGGTGGCCGCGGACTGGAACAGCGGTCCCGAGAAGGGGATGATCACCGACTCGGTCGTGGCGTTCGTCACCCGCAAGGGCAACCCCAAGCACATCAAGACCTGGTCCGACCTGACCAAGCCCGGAGTCGAGGTCATCACGCCGAACCCGTTCACGTCCGGCGGTGCCCGGTGGAACGTGATGGCAGGTTGGGGCGCGCAGTTGAAGCAGGGCAGGTCCGAGGCCGACGCCAAGGCGTACCTCGAGGCGCTCTTCAGGAACGTGCCCGTGCAGGACGACAGCGCCCGCAAGGCGCTGCAGACCTTCACCTCGGGCAAGGGCGACGTGATGCTCGCCTACGAGAACGAGGCGATCTTCGCCCAGCTCAAGGGCCAGGCCATCGACTACACGATCCCCGACCAGACGATCCTCATCGAGAACCCGATCGCGGTTACGTCGAACTCGAAGTACCCGGAGCAGGCCAAGGCGTTCATCGAGTACCTGCGCACACCGGCGGCCCAGGCGATCTTCGCCGAGAACGGCTACCGGCCCACGACCCAGGGCGTGACCAAGGCGCGGAAGTTCGAGACTCCCAAGACGCTCTTCACCATCGCCGATGTCGGCGGGTGGGCCGACGTGAGCAAGAAGTTCTTCGACCCCACGACCGGCATCGTCGCCGGCATCGAGCGCGGGCTCGGAGTGTCGATTGACAAGAAGTAG
- a CDS encoding CocE/NonD family hydrolase, producing MRRSGATVRARAAAGLAVLALVAAAGPATATAERRGAVAASWGVHPGVEQVTVTGASPGQPLTLYHDGHRRLTYRADAYGQVNFAYLPARHAVLQAGPDAAIPEVRGGGVVEPGRYVIRDDSARPPLTTASFRVLGRDDVPDQSLYARQHLDGARLDVLGNVLPGSSLENGFRYLEMRDGVTLSAMIRFPDPAFYGSGPYPTVIEYSGYSPSNPASEEPGVRLARAFGYATVAVNMRGSACAGGVFDIFNPAQQADGYDIVETVARQPWVLHNHVGMVGLSYSGISQLYVASTRPPHLAAVLPQSVIADPYLEQWPGGIYNSGFAKQWLAERDRAAAPGGSSWVADRIAGGDTTCASNQRAHNLNPNFEKFGRAIEFYPETLEARDLRRLVRDIDVPVYLTGAFQDEQTGAQFNTMVDNFDRAPVLRVALWNGRHPDGYAPSNINRWFEFLEFYVAERVPKMNPIIRVAAAPVLAAAFNLRDTVIERDRWPFWFGNDYQAARRGYEAEQPVRVIFESGIGGNERGEPIGTFELTFPTWPPPHQQADRRTWFFGPAESLTDDRPPRSGPSERGGVDAFQFDPAAGDKTIFENKPYGLLDRLWDFDWTRFDEGKQLSYLTPPLPDDLVVAGPGYVDLHVASDATAADVQVSISEVRPDGIEYLVQNGWLRLGHRKIDESRTKGLEIGHSFEEDDFEPLVPGKFVRAKIEIPAFAHAFRAGSRLRLTVATPGRNHATWEFEAPDYHGAIPTHRVARTHDMASALVLSVVPNYHVGPRRLPPCPSLRGMPCRPFVPVHNLPG from the coding sequence ATGCGGCGAAGCGGGGCGACGGTGCGGGCGCGGGCCGCGGCCGGGCTGGCGGTGCTCGCGCTGGTGGCCGCCGCGGGCCCCGCGACCGCCACCGCGGAGCGCCGAGGGGCGGTCGCCGCGAGCTGGGGGGTGCACCCGGGGGTCGAGCAGGTCACGGTCACCGGGGCGAGCCCGGGCCAGCCCTTGACCCTCTACCACGACGGGCACAGGCGCCTCACCTACCGCGCCGATGCGTACGGCCAGGTGAACTTCGCCTACCTGCCTGCCAGGCACGCGGTGCTCCAAGCCGGTCCCGACGCGGCGATCCCCGAGGTCAGGGGAGGCGGGGTGGTCGAGCCCGGCCGCTACGTGATCCGCGACGACAGCGCCCGTCCGCCGCTCACCACCGCGTCGTTCCGGGTGCTGGGGCGCGACGACGTCCCCGACCAGTCGCTGTACGCGCGCCAGCACCTCGACGGCGCCCGGCTCGACGTCCTCGGCAACGTCCTGCCGGGCTCGTCCCTCGAGAACGGCTTCCGGTATCTCGAGATGCGTGACGGGGTGACGCTCTCCGCGATGATTCGCTTCCCCGACCCCGCGTTCTACGGCAGCGGGCCCTACCCGACCGTGATCGAATACTCCGGCTACTCGCCGTCGAACCCCGCGTCGGAAGAGCCGGGGGTCCGGCTCGCGCGCGCCTTCGGTTACGCCACTGTCGCGGTGAACATGCGGGGCAGCGCCTGCGCGGGCGGCGTCTTCGACATCTTCAACCCCGCGCAGCAGGCCGACGGCTACGACATCGTCGAGACCGTCGCCCGCCAGCCGTGGGTGCTGCACAACCACGTGGGCATGGTGGGGCTCTCCTACTCGGGGATCTCGCAGCTCTACGTGGCGTCGACGCGCCCACCTCACCTCGCGGCCGTGTTGCCCCAGTCGGTGATCGCCGACCCCTATCTCGAGCAGTGGCCCGGCGGTATCTACAACAGCGGGTTCGCCAAGCAGTGGCTGGCCGAGCGCGACCGCGCTGCGGCACCGGGAGGTTCGAGCTGGGTGGCGGATCGCATCGCCGGCGGCGACACGACCTGTGCGTCCAACCAGCGCGCCCACAACCTCAACCCCAACTTCGAGAAGTTCGGGCGCGCCATCGAGTTCTACCCCGAGACCCTGGAGGCGCGCGATCTGCGCCGGCTCGTGCGCGACATCGACGTGCCCGTGTACCTCACCGGTGCGTTCCAGGACGAGCAGACGGGAGCGCAGTTCAACACCATGGTCGACAACTTCGACCGTGCGCCGGTGCTCCGCGTCGCCCTCTGGAACGGTCGACACCCCGACGGGTACGCGCCGTCGAACATCAACCGGTGGTTCGAGTTCCTCGAGTTCTATGTGGCCGAACGCGTGCCCAAGATGAACCCGATCATCCGGGTCGCAGCCGCGCCCGTCCTGGCAGCCGCCTTCAACCTGCGCGACACGGTGATCGAGCGAGATCGCTGGCCCTTCTGGTTCGGCAACGACTACCAGGCGGCGCGGCGCGGCTACGAGGCCGAGCAGCCGGTGCGCGTGATCTTCGAGAGCGGCATCGGGGGCAACGAGCGGGGCGAGCCGATCGGTACCTTCGAGTTGACGTTCCCCACGTGGCCGCCGCCCCACCAGCAGGCCGATCGCCGGACTTGGTTCTTCGGGCCTGCGGAGAGCCTCACCGATGACCGGCCCCCGAGATCGGGCCCCTCCGAGCGGGGCGGTGTCGATGCGTTCCAATTCGATCCCGCCGCGGGCGACAAGACGATCTTCGAGAACAAGCCCTACGGGCTGCTCGACCGCCTCTGGGACTTCGACTGGACCCGTTTCGACGAAGGCAAGCAGCTCTCCTACCTCACCCCTCCGCTGCCCGACGACCTCGTGGTCGCCGGCCCGGGCTACGTCGATCTCCATGTCGCGAGCGACGCCACGGCCGCCGACGTGCAGGTGTCGATCTCCGAGGTGCGACCCGACGGCATCGAGTACCTCGTGCAGAACGGGTGGCTCCGGCTCGGCCACCGCAAGATCGACGAGAGCCGCACGAAGGGCTTGGAGATCGGTCACTCGTTCGAAGAGGACGACTTCGAGCCGTTGGTGCCGGGGAAGTTCGTCCGCGCCAAGATCGAGATCCCCGCGTTCGCCCACGCGTTCCGCGCCGGCTCCCGACTCCGGTTGACGGTTGCCACACCGGGCCGCAACCACGCGACCTGGGAGTTCGAGGCCCCGGACTACCACGGGGCGATACCGACGCACCGGGTGGCGCGCACGCACGACATGGCCTCCGCGCTCGTGCTGTCGGTCGTTCCCAACTACCACGTGGGGCCCCGACGGCTCCCGCCCTGCCCTTCGCTGCGCGGGATGCCCTGCCGTCCGTTCGTGCCGGTCCACAACCTGCCGGGGTAG
- a CDS encoding ParA family protein yields MGRVLAVANQKGGVAKTTTVHALAVALAELGESVLVVDLDPQACLTFSMGLDPDSLDASVHDVFVRGTPAAKVIQHVEGVDLLPATIDLAGSEVHLLTRTGREHALARAIAPLGPMYDTVIIDCPPSLGVLTINGLTVAEQVLVPLQCEALSHRGVAQLLETIDDVRLFANPALSVRGIIATMYDGRTRHSRAILDDVRSRYALNVLEPPVPKSVRFAEAPAQGHSILRHASGSAGAEAYRAIARTLHGDLTNADDAT; encoded by the coding sequence ATGGGGCGTGTCCTGGCCGTGGCGAACCAGAAGGGCGGCGTGGCCAAGACCACGACCGTGCACGCACTCGCCGTCGCCTTGGCCGAACTGGGTGAGAGCGTGCTGGTCGTCGACCTCGACCCGCAGGCCTGCCTGACGTTCTCGATGGGACTCGACCCCGACTCACTCGACGCGTCGGTGCACGACGTGTTCGTGCGGGGAACGCCGGCCGCGAAGGTGATCCAGCACGTCGAGGGGGTCGACCTGCTGCCGGCCACGATCGACCTGGCCGGGTCGGAGGTGCACCTGCTCACGCGAACCGGGCGAGAGCACGCGCTCGCGCGGGCGATCGCGCCACTCGGGCCGATGTACGACACCGTGATCATCGACTGCCCGCCGTCGCTCGGTGTCCTCACCATCAACGGGCTCACGGTCGCGGAGCAGGTGCTCGTGCCGCTCCAGTGTGAGGCATTGAGCCATCGCGGCGTCGCGCAGCTCCTCGAGACGATCGACGACGTGCGTCTGTTCGCGAACCCTGCGCTGAGCGTCCGGGGGATCATCGCGACCATGTACGACGGCCGCACCCGCCACAGCCGCGCCATCCTCGACGACGTCCGCAGCCGCTACGCGTTGAACGTGCTCGAGCCACCGGTGCCCAAGTCGGTTCGGTTCGCGGAGGCTCCCGCGCAGGGCCACTCGATCCTCCGGCATGCGTCGGGCTCGGCCGGCGCGGAGGCCTACCGCGCCATCGCGCGCACGCTGCACGGCGATCTCACGAACGCCGACGACGCGACCTGA
- a CDS encoding aldo/keto reductase — protein MEMRKLGSLEVTVVGLGCNNFGMRCDEERSPKVVHAALDAGINFFDTADIYGGTRSEELLGRALGRNRDEVVVATKFAAPIDDDPQHAGASARWVREAVDGSLRRLGTDRIDLYQQHMPDPAVPIEETLEALDALVRVGKVREIGNSNFSGEQIDAAEAASATKGWARFVSAQNHFNVLHREPLDDVVPACVRNGLGMLPYFPLASGLLTGKYDRGEPPPAGTRLSTMPEDRAARILSNRNFERLARLAAFAVARDHTVLDLAFAWLAGQPAVASVIAGATQADQVRANVAAGAWTLSREELEELDELDA, from the coding sequence GTGGAGATGCGCAAGCTCGGGTCGCTCGAGGTCACCGTGGTGGGGCTCGGGTGCAACAACTTCGGGATGCGTTGCGACGAGGAGCGGTCCCCCAAGGTCGTGCACGCCGCCCTCGACGCGGGGATCAACTTCTTCGACACCGCCGACATCTACGGCGGCACGCGCTCGGAGGAGCTGCTCGGCCGGGCGCTCGGACGCAACCGCGACGAGGTGGTGGTGGCCACCAAGTTCGCAGCTCCCATCGACGACGACCCCCAGCATGCGGGAGCGAGCGCGCGCTGGGTGCGCGAGGCGGTCGATGGCAGCCTGCGGCGTCTCGGCACCGACCGCATCGACCTCTACCAGCAGCACATGCCCGATCCCGCGGTGCCGATCGAGGAGACCCTCGAGGCGCTCGACGCGCTCGTACGTGTCGGCAAGGTGCGCGAGATCGGCAACTCGAACTTCTCGGGAGAGCAGATCGACGCGGCCGAGGCGGCGTCTGCGACGAAAGGCTGGGCACGCTTCGTCAGCGCGCAGAACCACTTCAACGTGCTGCACCGCGAGCCGCTCGACGACGTCGTTCCGGCATGCGTGCGCAACGGCCTCGGGATGCTGCCCTACTTCCCACTGGCGAGCGGTCTGCTGACCGGCAAGTACGACCGGGGCGAGCCGCCGCCCGCGGGCACGCGCCTTTCCACGATGCCCGAAGACCGCGCCGCGAGGATCCTGTCGAATCGCAACTTCGAGCGGCTCGCGCGACTCGCCGCCTTCGCCGTAGCGCGCGACCACACCGTCCTCGACCTCGCGTTCGCCTGGCTCGCGGGCCAACCCGCGGTGGCGTCGGTCATCGCCGGGGCCACGCAGGCCGACCAGGTACGTGCCAACGTGGCCGCCGGGGCGTGGACGCTGTCGCGGGAGGAGCTCGAGGAGCTCGACGAGCTCGATGCGTGA
- a CDS encoding alkaline phosphatase, whose protein sequence is MREPGSRVARTVPRVVVAVLAVSFVLVACGSDSKTGADGGSPRPRPATTAPPSPGRSAPDSTAVAGPDPVIAAAGDIACPSSCTSTKTVGDMLVEGNYTAVLTLGDNQYEDGRLSEYTRSYDPTWGRVKDKTYPSPGNHDYHDANGAGYYAYFGSRAGPPGKGYYSYDIGTWHLLSLNSEANIDAQLGWVKADLAVNHSRCTLAYWHKPIWTSGNTHRHDGEPMTAIWNALVEGGADVVLNGHVHNYERFAPRDGIRAFIVGTGGRDSHYGFAQTASLSEVRDNSTDGLLRLTLHPAGYDWRFLPVPGGTFSDAGAGTCR, encoded by the coding sequence ATGCGTGAGCCCGGGTCGCGCGTAGCGCGGACTGTCCCAAGAGTCGTCGTCGCGGTGCTGGCGGTCTCGTTCGTGCTCGTCGCGTGCGGGAGCGACAGCAAGACGGGCGCGGACGGCGGCTCGCCTCGCCCGAGGCCCGCCACGACCGCGCCGCCGAGCCCCGGCCGGAGCGCCCCCGACTCGACGGCCGTTGCGGGCCCCGATCCCGTGATCGCGGCGGCCGGCGACATCGCGTGCCCGAGCTCGTGCACGTCGACGAAGACGGTCGGCGACATGCTCGTCGAAGGCAACTACACGGCGGTGCTCACGCTCGGCGACAACCAGTACGAGGATGGCCGGCTGTCGGAGTACACGCGCTCGTACGACCCCACCTGGGGCCGCGTGAAGGACAAGACCTACCCGAGCCCGGGCAACCACGACTATCACGACGCGAACGGAGCCGGCTACTACGCCTACTTCGGCTCGCGCGCCGGCCCGCCGGGCAAGGGCTACTACAGCTATGACATCGGCACATGGCACCTGTTGAGCCTGAACAGCGAGGCGAACATCGACGCGCAGCTCGGATGGGTAAAAGCCGACCTCGCCGTCAATCACAGCCGGTGCACGCTCGCGTACTGGCACAAGCCGATCTGGACGTCGGGCAACACCCACCGTCACGACGGCGAGCCCATGACGGCCATCTGGAACGCGCTGGTCGAGGGAGGTGCCGACGTGGTGCTCAACGGCCACGTCCACAACTACGAGCGCTTCGCACCCCGCGACGGGATCCGGGCGTTCATCGTCGGGACGGGCGGGCGCGACTCCCACTACGGCTTCGCGCAGACGGCATCGCTCTCCGAGGTGCGCGACAACTCGACCGACGGGCTGCTCCGGCTCACGCTGCACCCCGCGGGCTACGACTGGCGCTTCCTCCCGGTGCCCGGTGGCACGTTCAGCGACGCGGGCGCCGGCACCTGCCGCTGA